The Spirosoma oryzicola region ACGGCTAAAGAGGAAGAAGTGATGCAAGTGCTGTGGAAGATGCAACAGGGCTACGTAAAGGATATGGTGCCTCAGTTTACCGATCCTCCATTGCATTACAACACAGTGTCAACCATTGTTCGTAATCTGGAAGAAAAAGGGTACGTTGGGCACCGCGCTTACGGGAACACGCATGAGTATTATCCCATCGTCAGTAAGGAAACTTATCAGAACCGATTTGTGCTCAAGAAAGTGGTTGGCGATTACTTCGACAATTCTTACAAGAAACTGGTGAGCTATTTTGCGCAAAACGAAAAAATTTCGGCGGACGAGTTGCGGGAGATTCTGGCAATGATCGAGAAAAAGAAATAGCCGTATGGAAACCCTGCGTTATGTACTGCTGGCTAATGGGCTATTGTGCCTTGTAAGCATCGCTT contains the following coding sequences:
- a CDS encoding BlaI/MecI/CopY family transcriptional regulator, yielding MEKLTAKEEEVMQVLWKMQQGYVKDMVPQFTDPPLHYNTVSTIVRNLEEKGYVGHRAYGNTHEYYPIVSKETYQNRFVLKKVVGDYFDNSYKKLVSYFAQNEKISADELREILAMIEKKK